DNA sequence from the Streptomyces canus genome:
CGCAACGCCGCCACCGACCCGCTCGGCTCGGACACGCGCGCGGGTGTGCAGTCGTACGACGACAACTTCGCGGACACCCGCAAGTGGGTGCGCGAGGGCTGGATCGACTACCTCGTGCCGCAGCTCTACTGGAACATCGGCTTCGCCGCCGCCGACTACGCGAAGCTCGTGCCCTGGTGGGCGAAGCAGGCGCAGGGGAGCAGGACCAAGCTGTACCTGGGCGAGGCCCTCTACAAGGCCGGGGATCCGGCGCAGCCCACTGCCTGGCAGGACCCCGCGGAACTGTCCCGGCACCTCACGCTCGCGCGCGACTACAAGCAGGTGCGCGGACATGTCTTCTTCGCCGCGCGGGAGGTCACCTCCGACCCGATCGGGGCGATGGCGCGGGTGGTCGCCGACCACTACCAGGTGCCGGCGGTTCCCCCGCGCCGTATCACCGGCCGGTCTGCTGGAGCCGGTGCCTGATCTCGGTGTCGGGGCCGGGTGAGCACACGCCCTCGTGCCCGTCCTCGAAGCGGACGCGGTACGGGGGGTTGCCCTCCTGACCCATCACTTCGACGATCTCGCCGATCTTGTCCTGCTGTCCGACCACCCTGCCGTGCTGGACAAGCTGGTCGCCCACGGTTGCACGCATCGTCTGGGGCCTCCTCACCAAGTGCGGGAGCAGCGGTCCGTGGCCCCGATTTTACGGCGCGGGGACGCGGTTGGACCGGCGCGTGCGCGCCGTTCAGCCCCGCGCCCGCTGGGTGACGGCGATGCACACGAGCACCGCCGCGGCCGTCAGCGGGGCGGCCACCGTCAGGTGCTCGCCGAGCAGCAGCACCGACCACACCAGTGTGAGC
Encoded proteins:
- a CDS encoding DUF1918 domain-containing protein; this encodes MRATVGDQLVQHGRVVGQQDKIGEIVEVMGQEGNPPYRVRFEDGHEGVCSPGPDTEIRHRLQQTGR